Genomic DNA from Frondihabitans sp. PAMC 28766:
TCGAGGCGGCCCGGGGGCCGGGTGCCGGGGGCGCCGGCATCGAGCTCACGCTGCACCGCGCGATCGACCAGTCGCAGGATCCCGTCGCGGCAGCGGTCCGCCTCGCCGGCCTCGGCCTGACGCGAGTGCTGACTTCGGGTGGCGCCTCGCGCGCCGCCTCCGGCATACCCACGCTCGAGGCCATGGCCCGGGCGGCCGGCAGCGTGCAGGTGATGGCCGGCGGCGGAGTCGACGTCGCGGACATCGGCGCTCTGGTGGCGACCGGCGTCGACGCCGTCCACCTCTCGGCGAAGAAGCCGGCCCGACGAGCAGGTGGCAGTTGGGTGTCGCTCGGCACCCGGTCGACGTCGGCGGACAGCGACTCCCATTTCGTCACCGACGGCGCGATCGTGGCGGCCGCGCGTCGCGCCCTCGACGCCCCATCGCATCCTGCCGCGGGGTGAGCCCCGCAGCCGTGGGG
This window encodes:
- a CDS encoding copper homeostasis protein CutC, which encodes MSEPRRLSLEIAVSSPSGARAALDGGADRVELCVGLELGGLTPSQGLIETTVAVGLPVHVLIRPRPGDFVFAADEVDLMERETRAAVASGASGVVIGALLSDGSLDEVALGRLVEAARGPGAGGAGIELTLHRAIDQSQDPVAAAVRLAGLGLTRVLTSGGASRAASGIPTLEAMARAAGSVQVMAGGGVDVADIGALVATGVDAVHLSAKKPARRAGGSWVSLGTRSTSADSDSHFVTDGAIVAAARRALDAPSHPAAG